The following proteins are co-located in the Diorhabda carinulata isolate Delta chromosome 4, icDioCari1.1, whole genome shotgun sequence genome:
- the LOC130892710 gene encoding 60S ribosomal protein L8, which translates to MGRVIRAQRKGAGSVFKSHTKRRKGAPKLRYLDFSERHGYIKGVVKDIIHDPGRGAPLAVVHFRDPYKFQTKKELFIAPEGMYTGQFLYCGKKANLQIGNVLPVGTMPEGTIVCNLEEKTGDRGRLARASGNYATVIAHNHDTKKTRVKLPSGAKKVIPSNNRAMVGIVAGGGRIDKPILKAGRAYHKYKVKRNCWPKVRGVAMNPVEHPHGGGNHQHIGKASTVKRGTSAGRKVGLIAARRTGRIRGGKVDAKKED; encoded by the exons atgGGTCGTGTAATTCGTGCACAACGTAAGGGAGCTGGATCTGTATTCAAATCCCACACAAAAAGGAGGAAAGGAGCTCCCAAACTCcgatatttagatttttcagAAAGACATGGTTATATCAAAGGTGTTGTTAAAGATATAATACATGATCCCGGACGTGGCGCTCCATTGGCCGTAGTTCATTTTAGGGACCCTTACAAGTTCCaaactaaaaaagaattgtTTATCGCCCCTGAAGGAATGTATACAGGACAATTCTTGTACTGTGGAAAAAAAGCTAACCTACAAATTG GAAATGTATTACCTGTGGGTACAATGCCCGAAGGTACCATTGTATGcaatttggaagaaaaaacgGGAGATCGTGGTCGTCTAGCACGTGCATCAGGGAACTATGCCACTGTAATTGCACACAATCATGATACAAAGAAAACAAGAGTCAAGTTACCTTCTGGAGCAAAGAAAGTCATTCCATCCAATAACAGAGCTATGGTTG GTATTGTTGCTGGAGGTGGTCGTATCGACAAACCAATCCTTAAAGCAGGTCGTGCTTATCACAAATATAAGGTGAAACGTAATTGCTGGCCTAAGGTTCGTGGTGTTGCTATGAATCCTGTTGAACATCCCCACGGAGGTGGTAACCATCAACACATTGGTAAAGCATCTACCGTCAAGAGAGGTACTTCTGCTGGTCGTAAAGTTGGTCTTATTGCTGCCAGAAGGACTGGTAGAATTAGAGGAGGTAAAGTTGATGCCAAGAAAGAAGATTAG
- the LOC130892711 gene encoding uncharacterized protein LOC130892711 isoform X1, which translates to MSKQVKACCLPRCTNKQAKRHSIPTNADVCRIWLQRMNNPKLIIADTVLTSHRICDIHFESICRSPNGRLKKLSLPTLHLPNPSKRSGRCITPSIKKLPFTKYNIVKRIN; encoded by the exons ATGAGTAAACAAGTAAAGGCCTGCTGTCTACCAAGATGCACGAATAAGCAAGCGAAAAG acattccaTTCCTACAAACGCAGATGTTTGCAGAATTTGGTTGCAAAGAATGAATAACCCCAAGTTAATAATAGCAGATACAGTATTAACATCACATAGAATATGTGATATTCACTTTGAATCAATTTGTAGAAGCCCCAATGGCaggttaaaaaaactttcactgcCAACTCTACATTTACCTA aCCCATCAAAAAGGAGTGGCAGATGTATAACACCATCAATTAAGAAACTACCATTCAccaaatataatattgtcaaacgaattaattaa
- the LOC130892711 gene encoding uncharacterized protein LOC130892711 isoform X2, translating to MSKQVKACCLPRCTNKQAKRHSIPTNADVCRIWLQRMNNPKLIIADTVLTSHRICDIHFESICRSPNGRLKKLSLPTLHLPKWGFKSSLLGTH from the exons ATGAGTAAACAAGTAAAGGCCTGCTGTCTACCAAGATGCACGAATAAGCAAGCGAAAAG acattccaTTCCTACAAACGCAGATGTTTGCAGAATTTGGTTGCAAAGAATGAATAACCCCAAGTTAATAATAGCAGATACAGTATTAACATCACATAGAATATGTGATATTCACTTTGAATCAATTTGTAGAAGCCCCAATGGCaggttaaaaaaactttcactgcCAACTCTACATTTACCTA AATGGGGTTTCAAAAGTAGCTTATTGGGaacacattaa